GCCAAGCAGGGCTGCACCTTCACCGGCAACGCCTGCCAGAACATCGTCGAGGATTGCGTCGGCTGCGATCGCATTGTCGAAGGGACCATCGGCAAAGTCTGTTCAGCTGCCCCTTCCCCCACCCGCAAATGGGCCGCCGGGCTGTGCAACATTGCCACCCACCGCAAGATCGAGATCAAAACCGAGGACGCAAAGATCAACCCCCTCAAGGCTTCGAAAAAGGCTTCCGCCAAGAAGAAGTAACCACCTCTTCCCGGCAGCAGAAAATGAAAGGCAGGCGAGAAATCGCCTGCCTTTTTTCTTTCTGTTCAACAACCAAAACCTGACAGCAAAGGGCATAAGATGTATCCGCAGATTTCACAGATTAAACCGCACCTGAATTGCTGGTTATTTAATCTGCGTCGATCTGCGTAATTTGCGGAATATTTGGCTTTTCATAGAGAACTGTCATAGAGAACTAAGGTTTTACTCCGCGCAGAGCTGTTGAATAATTACCGAAAAAATACAAACAGCAGCGGCACCAGGAAGGCGGTGAAAAGCCCGTTGAGACCGATGGCCAGCCCGGCGACGGCGCCGCCGAGGCGATCAAACTCCAGCATACGGGCGGTACCGATGCCGTGAGAAGCGGTGCCGACGGCCAGCCCCACGGCTGCAGAACCTTTCAAACCGATCAGACGGCAGAACTCCGGACCGCAAATTGCTCCGAGGCAGCCGGTCAAAACAACAATGGCGGCGGTGAGTGGGGCGATGCCGCCGATTTTTTCGGCAATGCCGATGGCGATGGGCGTCGTCACCGACTTGGGAGCAAGCGAATGAACCACCGACCGGCTGCCACCCAGCAGCCAGGCCAGACCGGAGGCGCTGACCACCGAAGTAAGTGCCCCCGCCAGTACGCCGAGCAGAATCGGCACTTTCTTCGCCAGAATCTCCCGGCGCCGCGTATAGAGGGGAACTGCCAGGGCCACCACCGATGGACCCAGCAGAAACAACACGTAGCGGCCGCCGACCGCATAGTTTTCGTAGGGTATCTCGAACAGCAGCAGAAAAACGATGATACCGGCGATGGAGAGGGCGACCGGGTTGAACAGGATGCTGCCGGTGCGCTGGTAGAGCTTTTGGGCCAGGGCGAAGGCGACAAGGGTCAGGCCGACACCGAACAGCGGCGAGACGAGAAAGTCAGGCATCCGGCGCCCCTCCCTTCTTCTCGAGCCACGTCTCGGCCCAGCCGGTCACGGCCATGACCGCGAAAGTGCTGAGCACGGTGGCGACGGTGATCGGCAGCCACTCCCGGCGGATCAGATCGAAGTAGACCATGACGCCGACCCCGGCGGGGATGAAAAAGAGGGCCAAGTGGGAGAGCAGCAATTCGGCCGCATCCTCAAGCCACTCGACCCGGACGACACCGGCCACCAGAAAAACCAGCAACAACCCCATCCCGACCACGTTCCCCGGGATGGGCAGCGCCAGCCGGAGGGAAAGCAATTCGCCCAACAACTGCATTGTCAACAGCAGGGCAAAGCCGCGAACCATGAAAATCTCTCCGTCGACCGATTCGGATGATTCGGCGGAACGCCCGAACACCTCAAAGTTCTGCCTTCAACCCTTCTACCACCGCCGCGACCTCATCCCGGACTTCTTTGGCCGTCGGTGAACGCTCCCGCATCAGGAACTCCTGGAATGCCTGGAGAGCTTCCCTGGGCTTCTCCTGATCGAGGCAGATGTTTCCGAGGGTCAGGTAGGCGAAGGCGAATCCCGGGTCGAGGCGCAGAGCCTCCCGGCAGGCCTTCGCTGCGGACTCCAGGTCGCCGGTGTCGTAGAACATCTCGGCCAGGTTGAAATGCGCCTGAGGGTCTTCCGGCTCAAGTTCAAGCACCTGCCGGTAATGTGCCAGAGCCTCTTCGTTGCGGCCTTGTGCATAGCAGGCGTCACCGAGCGAATTGAGGGCAAAGACGGAACCGGGCTCAAGACG
Above is a window of Desulfuromonadales bacterium DNA encoding:
- a CDS encoding PxxKW family cysteine-rich protein, which gives rise to MQCQTVLPGTECTFWAKQGCTFTGNACQNIVEDCVGCDRIVEGTIGKVCSAAPSPTRKWAAGLCNIATHRKIEIKTEDAKINPLKASKKASAKKK
- a CDS encoding LrgB family protein; this encodes MPDFLVSPLFGVGLTLVAFALAQKLYQRTGSILFNPVALSIAGIIVFLLLFEIPYENYAVGGRYVLFLLGPSVVALAVPLYTRRREILAKKVPILLGVLAGALTSVVSASGLAWLLGGSRSVVHSLAPKSVTTPIAIGIAEKIGGIAPLTAAIVVLTGCLGAICGPEFCRLIGLKGSAAVGLAVGTASHGIGTARMLEFDRLGGAVAGLAIGLNGLFTAFLVPLLFVFFR
- a CDS encoding CidA/LrgA family protein; translated protein: MVRGFALLLTMQLLGELLSLRLALPIPGNVVGMGLLLVFLVAGVVRVEWLEDAAELLLSHLALFFIPAGVGVMVYFDLIRREWLPITVATVLSTFAVMAVTGWAETWLEKKGGAPDA